In Oryza sativa Japonica Group chromosome 3, ASM3414082v1, one DNA window encodes the following:
- the LOC4331318 gene encoding voltage-dependent chloride channel 1, chloroplastic, whose protein sequence is MAAPPRPIPSIHRQPPKPTTTHVARCFRDPPKAPDTNSNTNPLLSLLSAVPDWADAVSERRIRDRRPLYTHADWREHRSSRRHLRHLLSSLTSRVILSLAPPVSAFTAFAAAIATYNTLLPAYALTASSLPYQLTAPALALLLVFRTEASYARFDEGRKAWMRVIAAAADLAGMAMRHHNPPATRALLNYILAFPLALKCHIICHSDIKRDLQGLLSEDDLNVVLRSKHRPRCIIEFISQSLYMLDFDENKRNIMESKLSCFLEGISVCEQLIGIPIPLSYTRLTSRFLVLWHLTLPVILWDECKWIVVPATFISAASLFCIEEVGVLIEEPFPMLALDELCKQLHDSTQDVMSVQNLVHNRLAAKTKDQDSGSMRCSDNGWPSSKSEQAKID, encoded by the exons atggcggcgccgcccagGCCCATACCCTCCATCCACCGGCAACCGCCCAAGCCAACCACCACCCACGTCGCCCGCTGCTTCCGCGACCCGCCCAAAGCCCCCGACACCAACAGCAACACCAAcccgctcctctccctcctctccgccgtgcCCGACTGGGCCGACGCCGTCTCCGAGCGCCGCATCCGCGACCGCCGCCCGCTCTACACCCACGCCGACTGGCGGGAGCACCGCAGCTCCCGCCGCCACCtgcgccacctcctctcctccctcacctCCCGCGTCATCCTCTCCCTCGCGCCCCCCGTCTCCGCCttcaccgccttcgccgccgccattgccaccTACAACACCCTCCTCCCCGCCTACGCCctcaccgcctcctccctcccctacCAGCTCACCGCCCccgccctcgccctcctcctcgtcttccgCACCGAGGCCTCCTACGCCCGCTTCGACGAGGGACGCAAGGCATGGATGcgcgtcatcgccgccgccgccgacctcgccgggaTGGCCATGCGCCACCACAACCCCCCTGCCACGCGCGCCCTCCTCAACTACATTCTCGCCTTCCCGCTCGCGCTCAAG TGTCATATAATCTGCCATTCGGACATAAAAAGGGACCTTCAGGGTTTGCTCTCAGAAGATGACTTGAATGTTGTTCTCAGATCAAAACATCGTCCTCGCTGTATTATTGAGTTCATTTCACAGAGCCTCTATATGTTGGATTTCGATGAAAATAAGCGGAATATCATG GAGTCTAAACTATCTTGTTTTCTTGAAGGAATTAGTGTTTGTGAGCAGCTCATTGGGATTCCTATTCCTCTCTCATACACTAGACTCACTTCCAGATTTCTTGTTCTGTGGCATCTCACGCTTCCAGTGATACTCTGGGATGAATGTAAATGGATAGTCGTTCCAGCTACTTTTATCAGTGCTGCCTCTCTATTCTGCATTGAGGAA GTTGGTGTTCTTATTGAGGAGCCATTCCCCATGCTAGCTCTAGACGAGCTGTGCAAGCAGCTCCATGACAGCACGCAGGATGTGATGTCGGTGCAAAATTTGGTTCACAATCGACTAGCCGCCAAGACAAAGGACCAAGACAGTGGCAGCATGCGATGTTCAGACAACGGGTGGCCTAGCTCCAAAAGCGAACAAGCAAAAATTGATTGA